The genomic segment AAGTCATCATGCAGTTTTCCTTTTTGTCAGCAGGGGGCAGAAACTTCAAAGGATAGTGCAAAGTAAAAGGATGGAAGAGCCATATTTCACCTTTGGAATTATAGCAGATATTCAGTATGCAGATAAGGATAATCGATTGAACTACCTGAAGACTAGTATGAGATATTACAGGAACAGCCTGACGCAACTTAAAGTCGCCATTAAGGAGTGGGCTACAGAATCCATAAAACCAAAATTCATTCTTCAACTTGGCGATATAATTGATGGAGTCAACACAAAGGATAATAGTTCAACAATAGCACTTGAACGGGTGTTAGAGGAAATGGACAAACTACCCATACAATTCCATCATGTATGGGGCAACCATGAATTCTACAACTTCAGCCGAGAATATTTAAATGGGTCTAAACTGAACTCTAGGGCTAGGGAGAACAGGATCGATCAGCAAGTGGGTACCTCTGAAAGTGGAGAAACCAATGATGAATCGTTCTATGCCTATCATTTTAGTCCCTTCCCCAAATTTCGATTCCTTTTAATTGATGGGTATGATCTTAGCCCCATTGGGAGGGAAAAGACGAGCCTAAAGTATGACATTTCCTTCAATCTTCTCAAGGAAAAGAACCCAAATGAAGATCTTAACAGCCCAACAGGTATAAAATGGTTACTCGCAGACTCTGATCCATTGTAAAAACTAGTCCTGAGAGATATATGCCATGTTTAGGAGACCACTACAGTGGAACTTAAAAACCCTTTACTTGATGATTTCCCAGCATGCCGTGGATGTGTCCCGAAGTAGAAAGTTGCATGTGCTGAAAAATTTACACTATGCATCTAGCATAGACAAAGGGGTTTGTTTGGTAAAGATGCATGgtattttttataattcagtTGACTTTAAATGCAGCATTCATGGTGCCTTTATGCTGGGTTGTCAGTCACCGTTTTAAAGTCCTACATACATGTGGTGGTGCTTAGTGTGCTCTGCCATTTGAAATTTCTCCTTACCTGCAT from the Xenopus laevis strain J_2021 chromosome 9_10L, Xenopus_laevis_v10.1, whole genome shotgun sequence genome contains:
- the adprm.L gene encoding manganese-dependent ADP-ribose/CDP-alcohol diphosphatase, whose protein sequence is MFNLCYKGQKLQRIVQSKRMEEPYFTFGIIADIQYADKDNRLNYLKTSMRYYRNSLTQLKVAIKEWATESIKPKFILQLGDIIDGVNTKDNSSTIALERVLEEMDKLPIQFHHVWGNHEFYNFSREYLNGSKLNSRARENRIDQQVGTSESGETNDESFYAYHFSPFPKFRFLLIDGYDLSPIGREKTSLKYDISFNLLKEKNPNEDLNSPTGLEEEQFVLFNGGISPSQLDWIQSILTSSDKKEEKVFVVSHLPVHPDAADTMCLIWNYPEVLSMLQSHPCVVGYLAGHNHEGRYCMDPSGIHHMTFSGVIETPPESQAFGTMYVYEDKMVLKGRGLVEDRTLHYRDPKNMQVGH